Part of the Halodesulfurarchaeum formicicum genome is shown below.
GAGTTCGAGGGCGACCAGGCTCTCGTCGGCGGCGACGAAGGCCGGCTCCAGCTCCTCCCCGCAGTGGGGGCAGGTCCGCTCCCCCATGTCGATCTCCACGTAGTTGAGGTCGGGATTCAGCATCTCGCCCGTCTTCGAGATCGCGATCCGGACGGCCTCGTCGGGCGTTTCTACGTCGTACACCGGAACCGCGGCCTCGACAACGACCCTACAATCCATGGGTATGTTGGCATAGCACGCCCGTGGTAAAAATAGATTGGCCCCGAACCGACAGCCTTTCCGGGGGCAAACGCCCAGGTCTGTCGATGGAATCCGGGCACATCGATGCGGCGGCCGTCCGTGGGCCGGTCGACCTGCAGATCATTCTGGAGAGTGGGCAGACCTTCCTCTGGCGACGGGTCGAGTCCGCCGACGGTACCTGGTTTCGGACCGTGGCCGGGACGGAGGTGATCGAAGTACGAGAAGAAACGGGCGGTCTCACCTGGCGATCGACGACCGATGCCGCCGGGATCCTCCGCCGTCGCCTCGGTCTGGACGACGACCTCCCGGCGATCCAGTCCGCCTTTCCCGATCACCCGGTGCTCGAAGCGGCCACGACCCGATATCCCGGGCTCCGAGTGGTCGACGCGCCGGTAGTGCCCACGATTTTCTCTTTCATCCTCTCGGCCCAGATGCGGGTCGACCGGATCCACGAGAACGTCACTGCCCTCAGAGAGGGCTTCGGCGAACCGATCGCCTGGCGGGACACGACCGTTCACGCGTTCCCGACGCCGTCAGCGCTGGCGCGGGCGGGCGAAGCCGAGTTACGTGATCTGGGACTGGGCTATCGAGCCCCCTACATCGAAGCGACCGCCGAGATGCTCCGGGACGACGAAGTCGCCCTCGATGAGATCGCTGCCAGTCCGTACGAGGAAGCGAGAGCAGCGCTCACCCAGTTGGTGGGCGTGGGCCCGAAAGTCGCGGACTGTGTC
Proteins encoded:
- a CDS encoding DUF555 domain-containing protein; its protein translation is MDCRVVVEAAVPVYDVETPDEAVRIAISKTGEMLNPDLNYVEIDMGERTCPHCGEELEPAFVAADESLVALELEMTVFNVERTEHASRIARKEIGQRLENIPLEVLEVEVIEDDEDEAAEEAESAEETESDAEEDVLPEFDELIEG
- a CDS encoding DNA-3-methyladenine glycosylase family protein; translated protein: MESGHIDAAAVRGPVDLQIILESGQTFLWRRVESADGTWFRTVAGTEVIEVREETGGLTWRSTTDAAGILRRRLGLDDDLPAIQSAFPDHPVLEAATTRYPGLRVVDAPVVPTIFSFILSAQMRVDRIHENVTALREGFGEPIAWRDTTVHAFPTPSALARAGEAELRDLGLGYRAPYIEATAEMLRDDEVALDEIAASPYEEARAALTQLVGVGPKVADCVLLFAMDFDEPVPLDTWINTAIEEHFPDAAGNSYESTSRAIRDRLGPNPGYAQTYLFTHLRTSGDP